The genomic window ACATGATGATCAGTTTTCCGATTTCTGTCAGGTCGGGTGTCAGTCCCATCGTCAAACCGACTGTTCCAAATGCTGAGAACACTTCAAAAGCGATGTATTCGATGCCTGAAGTCTCTGGGATCGTCTCCGTCACAGACAAAACCATTATCGCTAACATACATAAAGATAATGTGATGAAGAATAACGTTAATGCCCGAAGCACTGCTGCTGGACGAATCGTTCGTCCAAAAGCTTCTGCTCTTGTTTTTCCTTTAAACGTCGCGTGCATTTGAATCACTAAGATACCTAACGTGGTGGTTTTTAGTCCGCCCGCTGTTGAACCTGATGTTCCACCGATATACATCAAGATCATCGTCAGCATCAATCCTGCATGACTCATTTGTAAATAGTCGATCGAATAGTAACCGGCTGTTCTTGGTGTGACACTCATGAAGAACGTATTCGCTAAACGTTCCAGATAAGTACCTTCAACTAGATGGATGCCATTTCGTTCTGTAAAGAAAAAGACAACAAAACCGCCCACTAATAACACGCCAGTCACGATCAATGCGATTTTTGAGTGCAAGGTGATTTTTTTCACCTTATGATAGCTGAGTAAATCACGCCAGACAATAAAGCCTAACCCGCCAGCAATGATCAACGCAGAAACCACCATTAGTAAATAGACGTTTGGCTGATCATCAGCCAAGCTATTACCTAATAAGTCAAAACCTGCATTACAAAAACTCGACACCGCATGAAAGATACTGAACCAAATCCCCTTCGCCCAGCCGTAGGACGGTACAAACGTGAAACTCAAGGCAAAAGCACCCAGCGCTTGGATCACCAGCGCAAATTTCAAGATATAAAGCATCAAACTCATCACGCCAGACATGATTTCAAGGTTCAGAGCTTCTTTTAATAAGATCCGCATACTAAAACTGACTTTTTTCTTAGCTACTGCAAAGAAAATAATAGGGATCATCATAAAGCCTAAACCACCGATCTCAATCAAGATCATGATCAAAAACTGCCCTGCTTCGTTCCAATGTGCCGCCGTGTTCAAAGTGGTCAACCCAGTGACACAAACAGCTGAAGTTGCGGTAAACAATGCGTCGATGTAATTGGTCGCTTCACCGCTCTTACTGAAAAAAGGCAAAGAAAGTAAGCTGCCACCAACCAAAATCAAAAGAAAAAAGCCAACAGCGATCAATTGGACTGGTGACAGTTGTTTTGTGAACTTCTGTTTAATTCGAATCACTCCTCTAAGGGTACTAACCCTCTTCGTAAAGAACATAGAAAAGCAGCTATATTCCCACAGATATAAAAAGAAATCTATTGATAACTCCCTATTTTTATTCTTTATCTTACCCTGTTTTTGTTATTCTGGCAAAGAATTTGAGACTTTTACATCCCTTCTATCGCTTCGTTTGCTTTCAGTAATTTTCAACCAACGAGGGAAAAACAAAAATACAAAATAAGAAAAAACTCCTATTGAAGTAAGCCATAAACGTCAAAACAGAAAAAATATTTTAGCGTCTACAACTTATTCTTCGGAGTTTCGTACGATCGAACGATAAAATGATTGGGACTATTTAATCATCGTTCCCCATATTTTTTACTTTGATCAAACGAGTCACTTCCGCTCGTTCATTTTCTTCTAACTTCATTTTGATATAATAGATCGTTTCTTCCAGTTGCGGGATCGTCATGTACTCTAATGCATTGACTCTTCGACGTGTTTTTTCGATTTCACCAGCCATCAATTGACAGGTCTTCTCGATTTCCGTCAACTCAAGCAGCTTAGGAAGAAATGAGGTGAAACGATCGATCGAACGATCTAATTCCGCATTTGAATTCAAATAGCCATATTCTACAGGTGCTTCGCCTAACTGTTCGTCGTATTCAAAATTCATGATTGGGACTTTGACGCTCATGATGTTTTTTTCGATCACAGATAACTCGACATTTTCTGCTGGCAAGACAAACAATTCATCAATGAATGCTTCAGGCAATGAAGCTTTCGCAAGGACAAAATCGCTCATAGCTGCGGTCATTTCTTTTTCTACTGTTTGGCGCAATTCATTGTTTTTGCGAATCAGCAAGATGAATTGACGCATCAATTCATCTTGCTTATCTTTTAACAGTTTGTGCCCTCTCGTCGCGGTCGTCAATTGTTTTTTGAGTCGTGTCAATTCCATCCGTGTCGGATTAACATTTAATCGAACCATCTGACACTCACTCTCCTTCTGGCAGGTACTGGTCAAGCAAATCGTCTTTGATCCGTTTTAATTCTGTTCGTGGAAGCATCGCTAAAAGCTCCCAGCCAAGGTCTAACGTCTCAGTGATCGAGCGATTCGTATAAAAACCTTGATTGACATATTCTTTTTCAAAACGTTCCGCAAATTTTGCATAGATCTTGTCCACATCTGACAACGCAGATTCACCTAAAACAACAGCTAGTTCCTTCGCTTGTTTTCCTTGAGCATATGCCGCAAACAATTGGTTCATGGTTGCTGCATGATCTTTTCTCGTCTTTCCTTCACCTGTCCCTTTATCTTTTAACCGAGAAAGGGAAGGCAACACATCGATTGGCGGTTGGATCCCACTCTTATACAATTCCCTCGTCAAAATGATCTGTCCTTCAGTGATATAGCCAGTCAAGTCAGGGATGGGATGTGTCTTATCATCTTCTGGCATGGTCAAAATTGGGATCTGTGTCACAGAACCTTTTAAGCCACGAATGCGCCCAGCACGTTCATATAAAGTTGCCAAGTTGGTATAAAGATACCCTGGATATCCACGTCGACCTGGTACTTCCCGACGTGCCGCTGAGATTTCTCGCAACGCTTCGGCGTAGTTGGTCATATCCGTCATGATGACTAAGACATGCATTCCTTTTTCATAGGCTAAATATTCAGCCGCAGTCAAAGCCATGCGAGGTGTTGCGATCCGTTCGATGGCTGGATCATTTGCTAAGTTCATGAACATCACAGAGCGATCGATCGCCCCTGTTTGGCGGAAATCTTCCATGAAGAATTCTGCCTCTTCAAAGGTGATCCCGATTGCTGCAAAAACAACGGCAAAATCATCGGAAGAATCCAGCACTGTTGCTTGTCTTGCTATTTGGGCTGCTAATTCTTTGTGTGGCAATCCAGAGCCAGAAAACACTGGTAATTTTTGTCCTCTGACCAACGTGTTCAAATGATCGATCGCCGAGATTCCCGTTTGGATAAACTCATCGGGGTAATCACGCGCCACTGGATTGATTACTTCGCCATTGATGTCCAAGTATTTTTCTGGCAAGATTTCTGGCCCATTGTCTTTTGGTCGACCTAACCCGTCAAATACACGACCGATCATATCTTCAGAAACCCCTAATTCCAATGGATGTCCTAAAAAGCGGACGGATGAATCTCTGAGGTTGATTCCACTCGTTCCTTCAAAGATCTGGACCATCGCTTTGTCTTCTTGTACTTCGAGTACTTGTCCACGACGAATCTCGCCATTTTGCATACGTACTTCGATCAATTCTTCATATTTTACACCAGCGACTTTTTCTACCGCCATCAAAGGACCGACTACTTCGCCAATCGTTCGATATTCTTTAATCATCGGTCATTCCTCCTTCTGAAACGATTGCTTGGATCGTTGGTTTGATACTTGCTTGGATCTCATCTAATTTGGCTAATTCTGTTTCCGGCACGAATTTGCTACGGCCGATCCGTTCTCTCAATGCGACAGTTCCTTTCATGATCTCACTCAAATAAGCACCTAATGAGATCGCCTGACGTGCTTCTTCGCCAAAGGAAAGAACTAATTTCAACATTTTGAATTGTTTTTCTCTGGAAGTAAATGTATCCACATCATCAAAGGCATTTTGCTGTAAATAATCTTCACGAATGGATTTGGCTACTTCAAGAGTCAAACGATCGTTGTCAGAAAGTGAATCGACACCGACAAGGCGGACGATTTCATTCAGCTGTTCTTCTTGTTGTAAGATACGCATTCCTTCTGCTACCATCTCTGACCAATTCTCTTGTAGGATCTGATCCATATAACGTCCGACTTCTGATGAGTAAAGAGAATAGCTTTGAATCCAGTTGATCGATGGGAAATGACGCTTTTGCGCTAAACTAGAATCTAGTCCCCAGAATACTTTCACCACACGTAACGTATTCTGTGTCACTGGTTCTGAGACATCTCCACCAGATGGCGAAACTGCACTGATTGCTGTAATGCTTCCTTCACGTTCTTCAGAACCTAAAGCAATGACACGTCCTGAACGTTCATAATATTCTGCTAAGCGAGAACCTAAATAAGCAGGATACCCTTCATCGCCAGGCATTTCTTCTAAACGTCCACTCATCTCTCGTAACGCCTCTGCCCAGCGAGACGTTGAGTCTGCCATGATCGCCACATCATACCCCATATCACGGAAATATTCCGCAATCGTGATCCCTGTATAGATCGACGCCTCACGAGCTGCTACCGGCATATTCGACGTGTTGGCGATCAATACGGTACGTTCCATCAATGATTCCCCTGTATTAGGATCGATCAATTCTGGAAACTCATTCAATACATCCGTCATTTCGTTGCCACGTTCGCCGCAACCGACATACACGACCATGTCCACATCCGCCCATTTGGCGATTTGGTGCTGAACGACTGTTTTACCGGCACCAAAAGGACCAGGAACAGCGGCAGCTCCGCCTTTTGTCACTGGGAAAAAGGTATCGATGACCCGTTGTCCAGTGATCATCGGTGCGTCTGGATTCAGTTTTTCTTTGATAGGGCGACTACGTCTGACCGGCCATTTTTGTAGCATCGTCAATTCACGTAAGCCGTCTTCCGTCTCGATCACGCAGACTACTTCATCAATCGTAAATGAGCCTGCTTCGATTTTAGTGATTTTTCCTTTGACACCATGAGGTACCATGATTTTGTGTTTGATGATCTTCGTTTCATCCACAACACCAATGACATCTCCTGTGCGAACTTCTTGTCCAATTTCAGCAGTTGCTTCGAACCACCATTTTTTTTCGTGGTCTAATGCAGGTAATTGCACCCCACGGCTTAAAAAGTTGCTTTGTGTCAACTCCATAAATGTATCTAAAGGACGTTGAATCCCGTCAAACATTTGTGAAATGATCCCCGGTGCTAGTTCAACTGATAAAGCTTCCCCTGTTGAACGTACTGGTTCGCCAGGGCCGATCCCTGAAGTTTCTTCGTATACTTGTATTGATGCGACATCTCCACGCATCTCGATGATCTCACCGATTACTCCTAACTCTCCCACTAAGCACATATCTTGGATACTGGCATCTGACATATTTTTTGCCATCACGAGAGGGCCGGAGACTTTTATGATTTTTCCAATTTGCAATGCACTATCTCCTTTACATTCTATAAGATATTTTGTCCAACTGCTTTTTCCACACTCTTTTGGATCTCTGCCACACCGATCCCCATTGTTCCTTGATGGCTAGGGATAAGGACGATTGCGGGTGTCATCGATTCTTTGTAACGTTCAATCGTTTCAGGTGTCAATGTTGCCGCTTGTTCGGTCACATAAATGACACCATACGAGTTTTTTGCCATTCGTTCGATGGCGCTCCTCACATCTTGTGGTTCTGTCGCATATTGCACATCAAATCCAAATAATTTAAATGGTAAAACAGAATCTTTGTCGCCAACGACACCGATTTTATGCGTCATAGACTTGTCTCACCCTTTCTCTGATCGTTTCATTATCGAACTGATTTTTTTTGCCGATCACTAATAGCCGAAGATTTTTGCTCTCGATTTCTTTTGCATTCAAGAAAGCAAGTAAAGGCAACGGACCAAAAGCTTGCGTCTGTGCTGCTTGATAAAGTGAGGACAAGTAGTTGTCTTTGATTTGTTCAAGTTGCACAAAATCTAATTCACCTTCACGGACAGCTGGCTCAATCAATTCACGATAATCCGTTGTTTGTAAAAAGGATAGGTACGCCTCGAGATCACTTTTGACAAAAGTTAAAAACGCTTCTTTCGGAATGCTTCCTGAACTTGATAGTACTGCCGTCATAAACCCGCTCGAACGTTGCTGTAAGATGCCTCGTGCCATCGTTGTGATATTGGTCAAATCGATAAATGCGATGATTTCTTCCAGCAATTCCGGATAGCCGAGTTTCTCTCCAAGACGGCGTTGTTCCGTCAAGAAATAGCGGTCATAGATGACATCGATCCCTTGTAGTACCGATGATTCTTCACAATATTCATGGACTTCACGAATACTGTCCAACAACTGCGGTGGCAATTCTGTAGAAGTTTGTGTATGGATCGCCTGCTTCAATGTTTCGCAAGAATAAAACCCATCATTACGATAGAGATGATCCAAATTTTTGCCAGTCATCTCCGCTTTGGTCAAGACTTTTAAATTATGGAACGTATAGCGCATCGTATAGACCCATACGACTTCGGGTTCTGGTGCTGATTCTTTCAACCAAGTAAATAATTTAGCTGATTCTGCTAACAGATTTGCCTCAAAATCGCGTTCAAAGCCTTCATAGATGTAAGGATGGTAAATCGTTGTTTTTAAAATCTCCCCTAGTGCTTCCAATGACTTTGCTTGAATCATGCGTTCGAAGTCTTCTTTTGATAAGAGTTCTAACTCTCTTCCACGAATCAAGGGATTTAATTCATGATATTCCATTCAACGATCCCTCCTTACTCGAATAGTTGTTTCGCAATCTCAAAGCGCATTTGTTCTTGCACTTCTTGAACCAGATCACTGTAGATAAAATTGTATTGGACACCTTGATCATCGATCAAAAATCCCGCTTCTTTTGCAATCGTTCGTTCACCCAAGTGCAAGGTGAAGGGCAAGATTTGATTCCACGTTTCCAACACTTCATTTGTTAGAATGGCAGCAGACTTTTCTCCAGCAAATAAGGAAACATCGCCAGACAAAGATAATGTCTGCACCATCTCGAACATGAAAGAAAGTTGGTCTTCTACTGACCAGTTTTCTAATTCTTGCCGAGCTTCAGTAAACAAGCGATGTAAAAACTCTTGTTTTTCATTAAGTGTCGCTTGACGTACTTCGACCTGTTGGCGATTTCTTAATTGACGATAATTTTTTTCGATTTCTTCAAGTTCTCTCGCTTTTGATTTTTCGTATTCTGCTTCTAAACGCGCACGTTCGCTTGTTACTTGCTGATCGATTTTTTCACGCTCTGCTTTTTCAAACGCCGCTCGTTCTGCTTCTGCTGTTTCATTCATTTGCTGAATGATGTTATCAATGGCGTTCATTTATTTTCCTCCTCGTTTAAGCATTCAACACTAATAAGAAAGAAATAACGAATCCTAAGATTGCGTATGTTTCAACCATCGCAGCATAGATGATCCCTTTTGTTGCATGTTCTGGTTTCTTCGCTAAGATTTGGATACCCGCAGCAGCCACTTTCCCTTGGGCGATACCAGAAAACAAACCAGTAAAGGCGATCGGTAGTGAAGCGCCTAAGAAATTCAATCCTTGGACAACGGACATATCTCCGTTTAGATTGATGAAGATCAAGAAGGCGATAACGAATCCATAAAGACCTTGCGTACCAGGTAGTAATTGTAAAATCAACGCTTGACCGAATTTTTCCGGTTGACTCGTCGTCAATGCTGCAGCAGCCTCACCAGTCATCCCTACACCTTTAGCTGAACCGATACCAGAAAAAATCGTTGCTGTTGCCATTGCTAATACCGCAAATACCATTCCACCATTTTGAGCAATTAAGTAATCCATCATTTTTTAAATTTCCTCCAACTTTTTTCTATTTTTTCTTATGATTGATATTGACATATTTTTCCGCTGTTTTCAGTGGATCGAAGGCTCGTCCGCCTCCGGTATAAAACTTGCCGAAAAATTCGACATACTGCAATCTTGCCCCATGCACGTAAGCACTCAGCAAGGTTAAGAACATATTCAACGCATGTAAGGCAATGATCAATAAGATCCCTACACTGAAACGAGCTGCTGGCGGCATAAAAGCAACCAACATGTTGAAAGCTGCGCCGATGCTCCCTCCAGAGATCCCGAGTGCCATCAAACGTGTATAACTCACTAGATCACCGATATAACCAGTCAACCCATACAAATTGTACGCACCTTTTGCGGCGCCTTTGACTTTTGAAGAAGATTGAAAAATCGGAATAAACAAAATACACAGCGCTGAAAAAATCGCCAGTCCTGCACCTAGATACACAAATGCGGTATTTTTGACAAGCATACTGCCGATCAGTACTAGAACAAGCCCGACTAAGATTCCTTGCCATGCGAACCCGTCATTGACCGCATCTAGATAATCTTTGCGCTTGATATGTTCTTTTGCTGCCAGAAACAACCCGACTAGGATTTGAATAAATCCAAAGATGACAGATAAGATCAAGATCGTATTCACATCTTCAGTCGTCGACAGCAGTGGAAATGGCAAATGAATGCCAGCGATTTCGGTTGGTAGTGCTTGTCCGAAAAACGAACTGTAAATAAATCCCCAAATGATCGACGGAATCGCTAGGATCTCGAAAAACTTAACAAACCGTTGCATGCCTCGTGGCAATACCAGTAATTTTTGAGCAATGATCGCACCCAATAACATAAGTAGTCCATAACCGATGTCAGCCACCATCATCCCAAAAAAGACGAGGTAAAAAGGCGTCATCCATGGGGTAGGATCGATTTCATGGTATTTGGGCAAACTGTACATTTCCGTCAGCAGCTCAAATGGTGCCACGATTGGATGATTTTTTAATTTCGTTGGGACTTCTTGATCGATCTCTTCTTCTGTCGGCTCTTCAAAGCTAAGATAGACTTCATCCGCTGATAATGTCGCTTCTACCAATTGGATCAGTTCTTGTTTTTCTTCTTCTCCGACCCAGCCTTGGACGACGATCAAGTAAGGCGCCATGACAAATCGATCTTTCACCGCTTCGCGTTCTACCATTGCTAGTAAAATCTCCTCCGCCCATTCCAACTCTTGGATGTAGCTACTGCAACGACCGATTTTGATCGCTAATTTTTTTTGTGCTTCATCGCACGCTTGCAACTCTTGTTTGACTTGCTGTAATTGTTCTTTAGGCGAGCGTTCATAAGGATAAGTTTCTTTCACAAAGCCATAACGAGTAGCGATCTCTTCCACAGCAACTGCTACTGTTTTTAGTACAACATACGTCAAGTAGACGAAATGATCGGTTTCGCTGATTTCTTCCACATAGACTTCTGGGACTTTTGCTAATTCTTCTCTAAACTCTGTTGCATTCGCAACGCTGATCGTTCCCATCACGACGGTTGTTTGCCGACTACTAAAATTTTGAGGTGTGAAGTCTAAGTTTGACCAGTGCGTCAACCATTCTTCTTGCTCTGACAGTTGTTCTCGTTTTTCTGACAGTGTTTCCCATTGTTTTTTCAAATCCAGTACTTCAGTTAATCTCTTCGTAAAATCTTCTTCCGAATAATCCGCTTCTAGCTCTTCCAAAGACAATTCTCTTCGTTTGAGATGTTGCTTTTTTTGTTGCTTGTCTCCATGGTGATCAATGAATTGAACAGCTTCTCTGGTTTGCATGATACGGCTAGAGAGTGCATTGAGGACCGGTTCTTTTTCAAAAATCGTGGCCTTAGGAAAATAAGTATCGACCCATTCATTATTTGTCTTTTCTTGAAAAAGATCGCGGATCTCGACGTTTTGGATCCCTTGGATCGTTTTCAGCAATGCCTCTTGGTTACGTTTATCGGAAATAAGAGTGACTTTTTCCATCTTAGTGACGGCCATAAGTTTCTTTCACCCTTTCAATGATCGCATCAACCGCTTGCTTTCGTTGCTTCTCATATTGTTCTTGCACAATGGATTGCAACCGTCTGGCATCTTCGTTCAATTTATTTTTTTCAGCAGCCGCTTGTTGCTGTTCTGCTTGTTTTTTTTCTTCAAGCAACTGTTCTAATCGTTGTTTTTGATCCGCACGAAGTTGATTCAATTCTGCTTCTTTGATTTGTTGGTAATCTTTTAGCTCTTGCTGAAGCTTTTGCATGGTTTGTTCATTTGCTTTTTCAGCTT from Enterococcus sp. DIV1094 includes these protein-coding regions:
- a CDS encoding TrkH family potassium uptake protein, giving the protein MKQKFTKQLSPVQLIAVGFFLLILVGGSLLSLPFFSKSGEATNYIDALFTATSAVCVTGLTTLNTAAHWNEAGQFLIMILIEIGGLGFMMIPIIFFAVAKKKVSFSMRILLKEALNLEIMSGVMSLMLYILKFALVIQALGAFALSFTFVPSYGWAKGIWFSIFHAVSSFCNAGFDLLGNSLADDQPNVYLLMVVSALIIAGGLGFIVWRDLLSYHKVKKITLHSKIALIVTGVLLVGGFVVFFFTERNGIHLVEGTYLERLANTFFMSVTPRTAGYYSIDYLQMSHAGLMLTMILMYIGGTSGSTAGGLKTTTLGILVIQMHATFKGKTRAEAFGRTIRPAAVLRALTLFFITLSLCMLAIMVLSVTETIPETSGIEYIAFEVFSAFGTVGLTMGLTPDLTEIGKLIIMSLMYIGRVGILTVFFSLLVKGNRTEAKYKYPEESVLIG
- a CDS encoding V-type ATP synthase subunit D, with amino-acid sequence MVRLNVNPTRMELTRLKKQLTTATRGHKLLKDKQDELMRQFILLIRKNNELRQTVEKEMTAAMSDFVLAKASLPEAFIDELFVLPAENVELSVIEKNIMSVKVPIMNFEYDEQLGEAPVEYGYLNSNAELDRSIDRFTSFLPKLLELTEIEKTCQLMAGEIEKTRRRVNALEYMTIPQLEETIYYIKMKLEENERAEVTRLIKVKNMGNDD
- a CDS encoding V-type ATP synthase subunit B, whose translation is MIKEYRTIGEVVGPLMAVEKVAGVKYEELIEVRMQNGEIRRGQVLEVQEDKAMVQIFEGTSGINLRDSSVRFLGHPLELGVSEDMIGRVFDGLGRPKDNGPEILPEKYLDINGEVINPVARDYPDEFIQTGISAIDHLNTLVRGQKLPVFSGSGLPHKELAAQIARQATVLDSSDDFAVVFAAIGITFEEAEFFMEDFRQTGAIDRSVMFMNLANDPAIERIATPRMALTAAEYLAYEKGMHVLVIMTDMTNYAEALREISAARREVPGRRGYPGYLYTNLATLYERAGRIRGLKGSVTQIPILTMPEDDKTHPIPDLTGYITEGQIILTRELYKSGIQPPIDVLPSLSRLKDKGTGEGKTRKDHAATMNQLFAAYAQGKQAKELAVVLGESALSDVDKIYAKFAERFEKEYVNQGFYTNRSITETLDLGWELLAMLPRTELKRIKDDLLDQYLPEGE
- a CDS encoding V-type ATP synthase subunit A; amino-acid sequence: MQIGKIIKVSGPLVMAKNMSDASIQDMCLVGELGVIGEIIEMRGDVASIQVYEETSGIGPGEPVRSTGEALSVELAPGIISQMFDGIQRPLDTFMELTQSNFLSRGVQLPALDHEKKWWFEATAEIGQEVRTGDVIGVVDETKIIKHKIMVPHGVKGKITKIEAGSFTIDEVVCVIETEDGLRELTMLQKWPVRRSRPIKEKLNPDAPMITGQRVIDTFFPVTKGGAAAVPGPFGAGKTVVQHQIAKWADVDMVVYVGCGERGNEMTDVLNEFPELIDPNTGESLMERTVLIANTSNMPVAAREASIYTGITIAEYFRDMGYDVAIMADSTSRWAEALREMSGRLEEMPGDEGYPAYLGSRLAEYYERSGRVIALGSEEREGSITAISAVSPSGGDVSEPVTQNTLRVVKVFWGLDSSLAQKRHFPSINWIQSYSLYSSEVGRYMDQILQENWSEMVAEGMRILQQEEQLNEIVRLVGVDSLSDNDRLTLEVAKSIREDYLQQNAFDDVDTFTSREKQFKMLKLVLSFGEEARQAISLGAYLSEIMKGTVALRERIGRSKFVPETELAKLDEIQASIKPTIQAIVSEGGMTDD
- a CDS encoding V-type ATP synthase subunit F, which encodes MTHKIGVVGDKDSVLPFKLFGFDVQYATEPQDVRSAIERMAKNSYGVIYVTEQAATLTPETIERYKESMTPAIVLIPSHQGTMGIGVAEIQKSVEKAVGQNIL
- a CDS encoding V-type ATPase subunit is translated as MEYHELNPLIRGRELELLSKEDFERMIQAKSLEALGEILKTTIYHPYIYEGFERDFEANLLAESAKLFTWLKESAPEPEVVWVYTMRYTFHNLKVLTKAEMTGKNLDHLYRNDGFYSCETLKQAIHTQTSTELPPQLLDSIREVHEYCEESSVLQGIDVIYDRYFLTEQRRLGEKLGYPELLEEIIAFIDLTNITTMARGILQQRSSGFMTAVLSSSGSIPKEAFLTFVKSDLEAYLSFLQTTDYRELIEPAVREGELDFVQLEQIKDNYLSSLYQAAQTQAFGPLPLLAFLNAKEIESKNLRLLVIGKKNQFDNETIRERVRQVYDA
- a CDS encoding V-type ATP synthase subunit E; the encoded protein is MNAIDNIIQQMNETAEAERAAFEKAEREKIDQQVTSERARLEAEYEKSKARELEEIEKNYRQLRNRQQVEVRQATLNEKQEFLHRLFTEARQELENWSVEDQLSFMFEMVQTLSLSGDVSLFAGEKSAAILTNEVLETWNQILPFTLHLGERTIAKEAGFLIDDQGVQYNFIYSDLVQEVQEQMRFEIAKQLFE
- a CDS encoding V-type ATP synthase subunit K; this encodes MMDYLIAQNGGMVFAVLAMATATIFSGIGSAKGVGMTGEAAAALTTSQPEKFGQALILQLLPGTQGLYGFVIAFLIFINLNGDMSVVQGLNFLGASLPIAFTGLFSGIAQGKVAAAGIQILAKKPEHATKGIIYAAMVETYAILGFVISFLLVLNA
- a CDS encoding V-type ATP synthase subunit I, whose translation is MAVTKMEKVTLISDKRNQEALLKTIQGIQNVEIRDLFQEKTNNEWVDTYFPKATIFEKEPVLNALSSRIMQTREAVQFIDHHGDKQQKKQHLKRRELSLEELEADYSEEDFTKRLTEVLDLKKQWETLSEKREQLSEQEEWLTHWSNLDFTPQNFSSRQTTVVMGTISVANATEFREELAKVPEVYVEEISETDHFVYLTYVVLKTVAVAVEEIATRYGFVKETYPYERSPKEQLQQVKQELQACDEAQKKLAIKIGRCSSYIQELEWAEEILLAMVEREAVKDRFVMAPYLIVVQGWVGEEEKQELIQLVEATLSADEVYLSFEEPTEEEIDQEVPTKLKNHPIVAPFELLTEMYSLPKYHEIDPTPWMTPFYLVFFGMMVADIGYGLLMLLGAIIAQKLLVLPRGMQRFVKFFEILAIPSIIWGFIYSSFFGQALPTEIAGIHLPFPLLSTTEDVNTILILSVIFGFIQILVGLFLAAKEHIKRKDYLDAVNDGFAWQGILVGLVLVLIGSMLVKNTAFVYLGAGLAIFSALCILFIPIFQSSSKVKGAAKGAYNLYGLTGYIGDLVSYTRLMALGISGGSIGAAFNMLVAFMPPAARFSVGILLIIALHALNMFLTLLSAYVHGARLQYVEFFGKFYTGGGRAFDPLKTAEKYVNINHKKK